One Aegilops tauschii subsp. strangulata cultivar AL8/78 chromosome 7, Aet v6.0, whole genome shotgun sequence genomic window carries:
- the LOC109760765 gene encoding BTB/POZ and MATH domain-containing protein 2, with protein METATKNVTNVVRSIKLLKVDGYCATKTMGNDDCIKSTYSIGGYEWEICTYPAMMPRARDGIPWVAVKLVFLSETCPSIVRANLSCRLVDPRSVLRPSEEKSVSCIFNRSWVSRCLQMCSPFVSEDCSLPVRLMSTGSLAASGYLRNDSFTVLCVITVLKEDLTARTATVPGKEVPGSSPGLQKHLAELLHSGLEADVTFLVSGKSFAAHKVILAARSPVLMAEFFGHMKETSSQRVEIKDIDAVVFKSLLYFIYTDSVLEFDLQHEAVTMLAQHLLAAADKYGLDRLKEICEGKLSDGISVDTAATTLALAEQHNCPKLKVKCVEFIVSTPEILDAVLATDGYKHLEASCPMVLPELLKSARGRKS; from the coding sequence ATGGAAACCGCCACCAAAAATGTCACCAATGTAGTGCGCTCCATAAAGCTGCTCAAGGTGGACGGCTACTGTGCCACCAAGACCATGGGCAACGACGACTGCATCAAGTCCACCTACAGCATTGGTGGGTACGAGTGGGAGATCTGCACCTATCCCGCGATGATGCCGCGCGCACGCGACGGCATCCCGTGGGTGGCGGTGAAGCTCGTGTTCCTCAGCGAGACCTGCCCGTCCATCGTGAGGGCGAACCTGAGCTGTCGTCTGGTTGATCCGAGAAGCGTGCTTCGACCGTCTGAAGAAAAGAGTGTGTCATGTATCTTCAACCGTTCATGGGTATCCCGCTGTCTGCAGATGTGCTCGCCTTTCGTCAGTGAAGATTGTTCGCTTCCCGTTCGTCTCATGTCGACGGGGAGCCTGGCAGCATCCGGTTATCTCAGGAATGATTCTTTTACCGTGTTATGTGTTATTACGGTGCTGAAGGAGGATTTGACAGCTCGAACAGCAACAGTGCCGGGTAAAGAAGTACCTGGATCATCACCTGGCCTGCAGAAACACCTTGCTGAGCTCCTGCATAGTGGGTTGGAAGCAGATGTCACATTTCTCGTGTCCGGCAAGTCTTTTGCTGCGCACAAGGTGATCCTCGCTGCAAGGTCACCTGTACTGATGGCCGAGTTCTTTGGCCACATGAAGGAGACGAGCTCTCAGCGCGTCGAGATCAAGGACATTGATGCGGTGGTATTCAAGTCGTTGCTTTACTTCATCTACACTGACTCTGTGCTGGAATTTGATCTGCAGCATGAGGCGGTCACGATGTTGGCTCAGCATTTACTTGCAGCTGCTGACAAATATGGACTGGACAGGCTCAAGGAGATCTGTGAAGGCAAGCTATCTGATGGCATCAGTGTCGACACGGCAGCGACAACTCTGGCTTTAGCTGAGCAGCATAACTGCCCCAAACTCAAGGTGAAGTGCGTTGAATTCATAGTTAGTACTCCTGAGATTCTTGATGCTGTGTTGGCGACGGATGGATATAAGCATCTGGAGGCAAGCTGTCCTATGGTGTTGCCTGAGCTTCTTAAGTCTGCGCGGGGCAGAAAGAGTTGA
- the LOC109760762 gene encoding BTB/POZ and MATH domain-containing protein 1, with product MMTDDGETTAEVFFVQHDVRYRWIVDGYEWEILLYPNVLDSRGLSTFVALRLIFLSEPRAGAVRTTLRSCLVDQEGVHKPRHENYQTITFRKPQDSSERIKLEGFGYIKDGSFSVQCTLDVLRELAEETDPLKKLYLPSSDLHLQLAQLLHRETRADVRFLVSGESFAAHKAILAARSPVFMAEFFGDMKDKDMESAVFKALVQFIYTDTVPEFRQQEWDGEAIYTDSAPKLEQQEEADTKAGTVMTQHLLAAADRYGLDRLKLICAFKLSGGINVDTAATTLTLAEQHNCPELKARCVQFIIKTSATLDAVLATEGYKHLEASCPLVVIDLLRSARGSKT from the exons ATGATGACTGATGATGGTGAGACGACCGCGGAAGTTTTTTTTGTCCAA CATGATGTCAGATACAGATGGATTGTGGACGGGTATGAGTGGGAGATCCTTCTATATCCGAACGTCCTGGACTCCAGGGGTTTGAGCACGTTCGTGGCACTGCGTCTCATCTTTCTCAGTGAACCCAGAGCGGGGGCTGTGAGGACAACTCTACGCAGTTGCTTGGTTGATCAGGAAGGAGTGCATAAGCCACGCCATGAAAATTATCAGACTATAACATTCAGGAAGCCCCAAGATAGCTCGGAAAGAATTAAGCTAGAAGGATTTGGTTATATCAAGGATGGTTCTTTTAGTGTGCAATGCACCCTTGATGTTCTCAGGGAACTAGCAGAGGAAACAGACCCGCTTAAAAAACTATATCTGCCATCGTCTGACTTGCACCTGCAACTTGCTCAACTCCTTCACAGGGAGACCAGAGCGGACGTCAGATTTCTCGTGTCGGGCGAGTCTTTTGCTGCGCACAAGGCCATCCTCGCCGCAAGGTCCCCTGTCTTCATGGCCGAGTTTTTCGGAGACATGAAGGATAAGGACATGGAGTCTGCGGTGTTCAAGGCCCTTGTTCAGTTCATCTACACCGACACTGTGCCAGAATTCAGACAACAGGAGTGGGACGGGGAGGCCATATACACTGACTCTGCGCCAAAATTAGAACAGCAGGAGGAGGCTGATACAAAGGCGGGGACAGTCATGACCCAACATCTGCTTGCCGCTGCTGACAGGTATGGACTGGACAGGCTCAAGCTCATATGCGCCTTCAAGCTCTCCGGTGGCATCAACGTGGACACTGCGGCGACAACTTTAACTTTAGCCGAGCAACACAACTGCCCAGAGCTCAAGGCAAGGTGTGTTCAGTTCATTATCAAAACTTCTGCCACTCTTGATGCTGTGTTGGCGACAGAGGGGTACAAGCATCTGGAGGCAAGCTGCCCTCTTGTGGTGATTGACCTTCTCAGGTCTGCGCGTGGGAGTAAAACTTGA
- the LOC109760768 gene encoding BTB/POZ and MATH domain-containing protein 1, with translation MEHARTTSITRSERSVQLLEIQGFSTTASMDSDDFITSRWKVGGFEWQLRVYPSGQPCRNHASPWVALGLVLLHETVGVRASLGCQLVDQRGKINPSEEKRMSRIFYDAHDDSDLVPLMARHDVVKSGYLKDDTLTLRCTITVLKDIQIPRIPAEGVIALPSTNLHQHLGTLLQSETGADVTFIVCGESFAAHKDILAARSPVFKAQFFGDMKEKCSVRVEVEDMEAAAFRAMLHFILSDTAPELDQPLEEGTAMAQHLLAASDRYELDRLKLICEIKLSGGINVETAATTLALAEQHNCSKLKDKCIEFIVSTPAVLGAVLATEGYKHLEASCPLVLTELLKSVHLRKS, from the coding sequence ATGGAACACGCCCGCACCACAAGCATCACCCGTTCTGAGCGCTCGGTGCAGCTGCTCGAGATCCAAGGCTTCAGCACGACGGCGAGCATGGACAGCGACGATTTCATCACATCAAGATGGAAGGTCGGCGGGTTCGAGTGGCAGCTCCGCGTCTACCCTTCAGGCCAGCCGTGCCGAAACCATGCCAGCCCGTGGGTAGCACTGGGGCTTGTCCTCCTCCACGAAACCGTCGGTGTCAGGGCGAGCCTAGGTTGTCAGTTGGTAGATCAGCGTGGAAAGATCAACCCATCTGAAGAAAAGAGGATGTCAAGAATATTCTATGATGCCCACGACGACTCTGATCTAGTGCCGCTCATGGCTCGACACGATGTAGTAAAATCAGGGTATCTCAAGGATGATACTTTGACCCTGCGATGCACCATCACTGTGCTCAAAGATATACAGATACCCAGGATCCCAGCCGAAGGAGTCATCGCACTGCCATCCACCAACTTGCACCAACACCTCGGCACGCTCCTCCAGAGCGAGACCGGAGCCGATGTCACCTTCATCGTCTGCGGCGAGTCGTTCGCCGCGCACAAGGACATACTCGCCGCGCGCTCGCCGGTTTTCAAGGCCCAGTTCTTCGGGGACATGAAGGAGAAGTGCTCGGTGCGCGTGGAGGTCgaggacatggaggcggcagcATTCAGGGCCATGCTGCACTTCATCTTATCGGACACGGCGCCTGAGCTTGATCAACCGCTCGAGGAGGGGACGGCCATGGCTCAGCATCTTCTTGCGGCCTCCGACAGGTACGAACTAGACAGGCTCAAGCTAATTTGCGAAATAAAGCTCTCTGGTGGCATTAACGTCGAGACAGCAGCGACAACTCTTGCTCTGGCAGAGCAGCACAACTGCTCGAAGCTCAAGGACAAATGTATTGAGTTCATCGTGAGCACTCCTGCGGTTCTTGGCGCTGTGTTGGCGACAGAGGGCTATAAGCACCTCGAGGCAAGCTGCCCTTTGGTCCTGACCGAGCTTCTCAAGTCTGTCCACCTGAGGAAGAGTTGA
- the LOC109760761 gene encoding BTB/POZ and MATH domain-containing protein 1-like → MSMGMTYEWQVNFIFARRATLACRLVDPSGELEPAQEGSVSATFYHPQEFQLLCPVDLIDRDFIPSGYLKNDTLTLCCSITVYKEESPAVPTIPAEEAIAPPSSNLHQHLGELLQSETGADETFLVGDESFAAHKNILAARSPVFNAQFFGDMKERCSARVEIEDMEVAAFRAMLHFIYSDTVPELDHPLQEATTMAQHLLAASDRYQLDKLKLICEIKLSGGITVDTAATTLALAEQHNCLKLKAKCIKFIVSTPVVLGDVLATEGYKHLEASCPLVLTELLKSVHVTR, encoded by the coding sequence ATGTCGATGGGTATGACGTATGAGTGGCAAGTAAACTTCATTTTTGCAAGGAGGGCGACCCTGGCCTGTCGCCTGGTAGATCCCAGCGGGGAGCTTGAACCAGCTCAAGAGGGCAGTGTTTCAGCAACCTTCTATCATCCCCAAGAGTTCCAACTGCTGTGCCCCGTGGATCTCATAGATAGAGACTTCATACCATCAGGTTATCTCAAGAACGATACTTTGACTCTCTGCTGTTCCATCACAGTGTACAAGGAGGAATCACCAGCAGTACCAACCATCCCAGCTGAAGAAGCGATCGCGCCACCATCCTCCAACTTGCACCAGCATCTCGGTGAGCTCCTGCAGAGTGAGACGGGAGCCGATGAAACCTTTCTTGTGGGCGACGAGTCTTTTGCTGCGCATAAGAACATACTTGCCGCGAGGTCTCCGGTTTTCAACGCCCAGTTCTTCGGAGACATGAAGGAGAGGTGTTCGGCACGCGTGGAGATCGAGGACATGGAGGTGGCCGCATTCAGGGCCATGCTGCACTTCATCTACTCCGACACGGTGCCCGAGCTTGATCACCCGCTCCAGGAGGCGACAACAATGGCTCAGCATTTGCTTGCAGCCTCAGACAGGTACCAACTCGATAAGCTCAAGCTGATTTGCGAAATAAAGCTCTCAGGCGGCATCACCGTCGACACCGCAGCGACAACTCTTGCCTTGGCAGAGCAGCACAATTGCCTGAAGCTCAAGGCCAAATGTATCAAGTTCATTGTCAGCACTCCCGTGGTTCTTGGTGATGTGTTGGCGACCGAGGGGTATAAGCACCTCGAGGCAAGCTGCCCTTTGGTGTTGACCGAGCTTCTCAAGTCTGTCCATGTGACGAGGTAG